In the genome of Acidobacteriota bacterium, one region contains:
- the purD gene encoding phosphoribosylamine--glycine ligase, producing the protein MKVLLIGGGGREAALAWALSQSGRLSQLDCAPGNAGIARHANCLDLSATDVDALVRHAIEVRYDLVVVGPEAPLVDGLVDRLREHDIAAFGPSAAAARMEGSKIFSKRFMQRHGIPTGEFEAVEDFATARAYLEATDRRYPLVVKADGLAAGKGVIIAESPEQAVEAAESMLSGEGFGDAGRRVLIEEFLTGREASFFVLADGHTAVELATCQDYKRAHDGDRGPNTGGMGTYSPSVYLDDALKQTIRRTIVEPTLAGMKQEEFPFKGVLFIGVMLTDRGPQVLEYNVRFGDPETQVLIPRLDGDWLDLLDRCARGSLAEASVRWDPRSAVCVVMAAGGYPGAYGKGFPIEGLDAAGEMHDVHVFHAGTAFDETQQVVTSGGRVLGVTALGENLNDARERAYSATRKIQWQDEQHRGDIAADAIERRDG; encoded by the coding sequence ATGAAGGTGCTTCTCATCGGTGGTGGCGGGCGCGAGGCTGCGTTGGCCTGGGCGCTCTCACAGAGCGGGAGACTCTCACAACTCGACTGCGCACCCGGGAACGCCGGGATCGCGCGTCACGCCAACTGTCTAGACCTCTCGGCGACCGATGTCGACGCGCTCGTCCGGCATGCCATCGAGGTTCGCTACGATCTCGTCGTTGTCGGGCCGGAGGCGCCGCTTGTCGACGGACTCGTGGACCGGTTACGCGAACACGACATCGCCGCCTTTGGTCCCTCGGCTGCCGCCGCCCGCATGGAAGGCAGCAAGATTTTTTCCAAACGATTCATGCAACGCCATGGCATCCCCACCGGCGAGTTCGAGGCCGTCGAAGATTTCGCCACCGCCCGTGCGTATCTGGAGGCGACCGATCGACGTTACCCGTTGGTGGTCAAGGCCGACGGACTCGCGGCCGGCAAGGGCGTCATTATCGCGGAGAGCCCCGAGCAGGCCGTCGAAGCCGCAGAGTCGATGCTCAGCGGAGAGGGCTTCGGCGATGCGGGACGACGGGTCCTGATCGAGGAGTTCTTGACCGGACGAGAGGCGTCGTTCTTCGTGCTGGCGGATGGTCACACCGCAGTCGAGTTGGCCACCTGCCAGGACTACAAGCGGGCCCACGACGGCGATCGCGGGCCCAACACCGGCGGGATGGGAACCTACTCACCGTCGGTCTATCTGGACGACGCGCTCAAGCAGACAATCCGACGGACCATCGTAGAACCGACCCTCGCCGGAATGAAACAGGAAGAGTTTCCGTTCAAGGGCGTGCTGTTCATCGGCGTGATGCTCACCGATCGGGGGCCACAGGTTCTTGAATACAACGTGCGCTTCGGTGACCCGGAGACGCAGGTGCTGATCCCCCGCCTCGATGGCGACTGGCTCGATCTCCTCGATCGCTGCGCACGCGGATCGCTGGCGGAGGCCTCGGTCCGCTGGGACCCTCGATCGGCCGTCTGCGTCGTGATGGCGGCCGGTGGCTACCCGGGGGCATACGGTAAAGGGTTCCCGATCGAGGGTCTGGACGCCGCCGGAGAAATGCACGACGTCCATGTCTTCCACGCGGGAACCGCGTTCGACGAAACGCAACAGGTCGTCACAAGTGGCGGCCGTGTCCTCGGCGTCACCGCACTCGGTGAGAACCTAAACGACGCACGGGAACGTGCTTACTCTGCAACTCGAAAGATCCAGTGGCAGGATGAACAGCATCGCGGCGATATCGCTGCGGATGCGATTGAAAGGCGAGACGGATGA
- a CDS encoding succinate dehydrogenase cytochrome b subunit, whose product MRRALKLLDSTVGKKLLMALSGFALLGFVFFHMLGNLKIYQGADKYDAYAEFLEVMGAPILGSHQALWLARLALLIAVAVHIRCAASLTRLSRGARPVNYRKDNDLAFSYASRTMRWGGLIVLAFIVYHLLHLTLGVVHMPADDEHSVYARVVFGFRQWPIALAYVFAMIPLSLHLYHGVWSMTQTLGIETPWVVRCRRPVAAGFAIIVATGNISIPLAVLTGLVR is encoded by the coding sequence ATGCGTCGCGCACTGAAACTCCTCGACAGCACGGTGGGAAAGAAGCTCCTGATGGCCCTGTCAGGGTTCGCCCTTCTCGGCTTCGTCTTCTTCCACATGCTGGGCAACCTGAAGATCTATCAGGGGGCCGACAAGTACGATGCCTACGCGGAGTTCCTGGAGGTGATGGGGGCCCCGATACTCGGCTCGCACCAGGCTCTCTGGTTGGCGCGCCTGGCTCTGCTGATTGCGGTCGCCGTTCATATCCGCTGCGCGGCCTCACTGACCCGACTGAGCCGCGGCGCCAGACCGGTGAACTATCGCAAGGACAACGACCTGGCATTCAGCTACGCCTCGCGAACGATGCGATGGGGAGGGCTGATCGTCCTGGCGTTCATCGTCTATCACTTGCTGCACCTGACGCTCGGCGTCGTACACATGCCTGCCGATGATGAACATTCCGTCTATGCCCGGGTCGTCTTCGGATTCCGCCAGTGGCCCATCGCGCTGGCCTACGTTTTCGCGATGATCCCGCTATCGCTCCACCTGTATCACGGCGTCTGGAGCATGACCCAGACGCTGGGCATCGAGACGCCATGGGTGGTTCGATGTCGACGCCCTGTCGCCGCCGGCTTCGCCATCATCGTCGCGACCGGAAACATTTCTATCCCGCTTGCCGTGCTGACCGGACTGGTTCGCTAA
- the mtaB gene encoding tRNA (N(6)-L-threonylcarbamoyladenosine(37)-C(2))-methylthiotransferase MtaB, producing MPPRSDWPSCSVPEPLVSGGFHTITLGCKANQFDSAAIDGELVRRGFDRREHYRDADVVVVNTCTVTHRADADARRLIRAVRRANPACTLMVTGCYAQLDPEILRAMPEVDGVFGNDEKQQWPEILDGLGLPTATDSNRVQPDRGCDGMPNAAGLYFGSRTRAFLKVQDGCRLACSYCVIPTVRGASRSVPTPVVVDAFTGLLRRGYREVVLTGINTGDYGRDLEDGSTLATLLRTLLSVAGSNRIRLNSLEPLTVTDEVIELLADHPRLASHLQMPLQSGSPAVLRAMRRNYRLETYSERLETLATRVPDIALGADVIVGFPGETDAQFEETFRFVRDSPLCYLHVFSWSPRQGTPASELDGRVHSRVIVERSRRLRELAAQKALQFRRRFVGRRLDAVALGSEGERALTGNFIDVKLQAPGGTCRRSAVGLVDVELTSANEEGATARWVGHPSWATPAPGSLQVPEPLEGKNSTV from the coding sequence ATGCCGCCCAGAAGCGACTGGCCGAGCTGCTCGGTTCCTGAGCCCCTTGTGTCCGGCGGCTTTCATACGATTACTCTTGGCTGCAAGGCGAATCAGTTCGATAGCGCCGCGATCGACGGAGAATTGGTCCGGCGGGGGTTCGACCGACGCGAGCATTACCGCGATGCGGACGTTGTCGTCGTCAACACCTGCACCGTGACCCATCGTGCCGACGCAGACGCCCGGCGGTTGATCCGCGCCGTACGGCGCGCGAACCCGGCATGCACCTTGATGGTGACCGGTTGCTACGCCCAGCTCGACCCCGAGATTCTTCGGGCCATGCCGGAAGTCGACGGTGTCTTCGGAAACGACGAGAAACAGCAGTGGCCGGAGATCCTCGACGGCCTCGGACTCCCGACGGCGACCGACTCGAATCGTGTTCAGCCCGATCGCGGCTGTGACGGGATGCCCAACGCCGCCGGGCTCTACTTCGGCTCGCGGACACGCGCCTTTCTGAAGGTTCAGGACGGCTGCCGCCTGGCCTGTTCGTACTGCGTCATCCCGACGGTGCGGGGCGCAAGTCGTTCGGTGCCGACGCCGGTCGTGGTCGACGCGTTCACCGGCCTTCTCCGCAGGGGCTATCGGGAAGTCGTCTTGACCGGCATCAACACCGGCGACTACGGCCGCGATCTCGAGGACGGTTCGACGCTGGCCACGTTGCTGCGGACGTTACTCTCGGTCGCCGGATCCAACCGCATCCGCCTCAACTCACTGGAGCCGCTGACGGTCACCGACGAGGTGATCGAACTGCTCGCCGACCATCCGCGCCTGGCGTCGCATCTGCAGATGCCGCTGCAGTCAGGATCTCCTGCGGTGCTGCGGGCGATGCGACGCAACTACCGACTGGAGACCTATAGCGAACGTCTGGAAACGCTGGCCACGCGTGTCCCGGACATCGCACTCGGAGCCGATGTGATCGTCGGCTTTCCCGGTGAGACGGACGCCCAGTTCGAGGAGACGTTTCGCTTCGTTCGGGACTCGCCCCTCTGCTATCTACACGTCTTCTCGTGGTCGCCACGACAGGGAACCCCGGCCTCCGAACTCGACGGGCGGGTTCACTCCCGGGTGATTGTCGAACGAAGTCGTCGCCTGCGGGAGCTCGCGGCGCAGAAGGCTCTTCAGTTTCGCCGACGCTTTGTCGGTCGACGACTGGACGCGGTGGCGCTGGGAAGCGAAGGCGAACGGGCGCTGACCGGGAACTTCATCGATGTGAAGCTACAGGCCCCCGGCGGGACCTGTCGGAGATCGGCGGTGGGACTGGTCGACGTCGAGCTGACGAGCGCTAACGAGGAAGGGGCCACGGCGCGCTGGGTCGGTCATCCGTCATGGGCGACCCCGGCCCCAGGATCTCTCCAGGTACCGGAGCCGCTCGAAGGCAAAAACTCGACGGTCTAG
- a CDS encoding DUF1684 domain-containing protein encodes MAPPPDWSHQIEHGRQQREANFRTEAWSPIPAASRATFEGLQFFPADSRFYFIGSVTRYAEPERLPMVTTTGQTREAERVGWLEFELDGNLHRLQVYRMLDTDHGESEGLFLPFADGTTGSETYPAGRYLELRGPDHGPYVLDFNGAYNPYCAYGEPERYACPRTPEENRLSVSVEAGERGFEVDGDPS; translated from the coding sequence GTGGCTCCACCGCCCGACTGGTCGCACCAGATCGAGCATGGCCGTCAGCAGCGCGAGGCCAACTTTCGCACGGAGGCGTGGAGTCCAATCCCGGCTGCTTCTCGTGCGACCTTCGAGGGGCTTCAGTTCTTCCCGGCGGATTCTCGTTTCTACTTCATCGGTTCCGTGACGCGGTACGCCGAACCCGAACGTCTTCCGATGGTGACCACCACCGGTCAGACCCGGGAAGCGGAGCGAGTGGGCTGGCTGGAGTTCGAACTGGACGGCAACCTGCACCGGCTGCAGGTCTATCGCATGCTCGATACCGATCATGGCGAGTCCGAGGGTCTGTTCCTGCCGTTCGCCGACGGCACCACCGGATCCGAGACCTATCCCGCCGGACGCTACCTCGAGCTGCGGGGACCGGACCATGGACCGTATGTTCTCGACTTCAACGGTGCGTACAACCCGTACTGTGCCTACGGCGAACCGGAGCGTTACGCCTGCCCACGTACCCCCGAGGAGAATCGACTGTCGGTGTCGGTCGAGGCTGGCGAGCGAGGCTTTGAGGTCGATGGCGACCCGTCCTGA
- a CDS encoding shikimate kinase translates to MATRPDILRPIFLLGFMGAGKSTVGPIVARHLGLPFVDTDALIESREGRSIRQIFAEDGEAVFRRLESDRLEELLGAGPAVVATGGGVYQSFSVRRSLHRHGTTVWLDVPWQVVGQRVPRGDDRPLFKSDYSPEFRAFFEKRRACYALAAVRVDAGSGSAEEVARRIVVGLGLSKQYP, encoded by the coding sequence ATGGCGACCCGTCCTGACATCCTCCGTCCGATCTTCCTTCTGGGTTTCATGGGGGCGGGCAAGAGCACCGTCGGTCCCATCGTCGCCCGACATCTGGGGCTCCCGTTCGTCGACACCGACGCATTGATCGAATCGCGGGAGGGACGATCGATCCGACAGATCTTCGCCGAGGACGGCGAGGCCGTTTTTCGCCGGCTGGAGTCCGATCGACTCGAGGAGCTCCTGGGTGCCGGACCGGCGGTGGTCGCCACCGGGGGAGGGGTTTACCAAAGTTTTTCCGTGCGTCGATCCCTCCACCGCCACGGAACGACGGTCTGGCTGGATGTTCCCTGGCAGGTCGTCGGTCAGCGGGTTCCTCGCGGGGACGATCGCCCGCTCTTCAAATCGGATTATTCGCCGGAATTCAGGGCTTTTTTCGAAAAACGGCGAGCCTGCTACGCCCTGGCGGCGGTCCGGGTTGACGCGGGGTCGGGGAGTGCCGAGGAGGTGGCCCGACGGATCGTCGTCGGGCTGGGTCTCAGCAAGCAATACCCGTAG
- the purE gene encoding 5-(carboxyamino)imidazole ribonucleotide mutase — protein sequence MSESQTVRVAILMGSDSDLPVMAEAVKVLNKLAVGCEVHVTSAHRSPERTAEIVGGAPGRGVQVFIAGAGSAAHLAGVVAAHTTLPVLGVPLAASDLNGLDALLATAQMPAGIPVGTLAIGKAGAANAAWLAAAILAIGDEGLAQRLREARDAMAGKVAEKSHAAQKRLAELLGS from the coding sequence ATGAGCGAGTCACAAACAGTCCGGGTAGCGATCTTGATGGGAAGCGACTCCGACCTTCCGGTGATGGCGGAGGCGGTCAAGGTCTTGAATAAGCTGGCGGTCGGTTGTGAGGTCCACGTGACCTCGGCGCATCGTTCGCCGGAACGCACCGCGGAGATCGTCGGCGGCGCCCCCGGTCGTGGCGTCCAGGTCTTCATTGCCGGCGCCGGTAGCGCCGCCCATCTGGCCGGAGTGGTCGCCGCCCACACCACGTTGCCGGTGCTCGGCGTTCCGCTGGCGGCGTCGGACCTCAACGGTCTCGATGCCCTGCTGGCGACCGCCCAGATGCCGGCCGGCATCCCCGTCGGAACCCTGGCGATCGGCAAGGCGGGTGCCGCCAACGCCGCCTGGCTAGCCGCCGCGATCCTCGCCATCGGCGACGAGGGGCTGGCACAGCGGCTCCGCGAAGCGCGAGATGCGATGGCGGGCAAGGTCGCCGAGAAGAGTCATGCCGCCCAGAAGCGACTGGCCGAGCTGCTCGGTTCCTGA
- a CDS encoding HU family DNA-binding protein yields MTRTQVIDSLAERSGMEKRDVKAFLDHLTGLIEQEMRNGGEVPLKGLGKFKVSHRKARIGRNPLTGEPINIAAKTVAKFTMAKALKDLVPST; encoded by the coding sequence ATGACCCGCACGCAAGTAATCGACTCTCTGGCCGAACGATCTGGGATGGAAAAGCGCGACGTAAAGGCGTTTCTCGACCATCTGACCGGGCTCATCGAGCAGGAGATGCGCAATGGCGGCGAGGTGCCGCTGAAGGGCCTTGGCAAGTTCAAGGTTTCCCATCGAAAAGCGCGCATCGGGCGGAATCCGTTGACCGGAGAGCCGATCAACATCGCCGCCAAGACGGTCGCGAAATTCACGATGGCCAAGGCCCTCAAGGATCTCGTCCCTTCGACCTAG
- a CDS encoding fumarate reductase/succinate dehydrogenase flavoprotein subunit, with product MELNARVPGGPIADKWDRHRFDLKLVNPANKRRFNVIVVGSGLAGASASATMAELGYGVQCFTFHDSPRRAHSIAAQGGINAAKNYQNDGDSVFRLFYDTVKGGDFRSREANVHRLAQVSVNIIDQCVAQGVPFARDYGGLLANRSFGGAQVSRTFYARGQTGQQLLLGAYQALSRQIAAGRVQMHTRTEMLDVIVHEGRACGIVTRNLTTGSIRSFTADAVVLATGGYCNVFYLSTNAMACNVTAGWRAHRRGAGFANPCFTQIHPTCIPASGEYQSKLTLMSESLRNDGRIWVPRTGEDRRTPAEIPDAERDYYLERIYPSFGNLSPRDISSRRAKEMVDRGHGVGELKNGVYLDFADAISRLGESVVRERYGNLFDMYQRITGESPVETPMRIYPAPHYSMGGLWVDYNLMTTVPGLFTIGEANFSDHGANRLGASALMQGLADGYFILPYTIGDYLARKPRHGVDPEDGVCKQVETEVGARIKHFIENKGSRTADSFHRELGRIVWNHCGMSRNRAGLEDAIGKIAQLRQQFWADITVPGNGAELNQQLENAGRVADFFELAELMCRDALGRNESCGAHFREEYQTEEGEALRNDEDYAYASVWAHEGEGATPSHHREPLVFENVALAQRSYK from the coding sequence ATGGAATTGAACGCACGCGTCCCGGGTGGTCCGATCGCCGACAAGTGGGATCGCCACCGCTTCGATCTAAAACTCGTCAATCCTGCCAACAAGCGTCGTTTCAATGTCATCGTCGTCGGCTCCGGTCTCGCCGGCGCCTCCGCATCGGCCACGATGGCCGAACTGGGCTACGGGGTTCAGTGCTTCACGTTTCATGACAGCCCGAGACGTGCCCACAGCATCGCGGCGCAGGGGGGCATCAACGCAGCCAAGAACTACCAGAACGACGGCGACAGCGTGTTTCGGTTGTTCTACGACACGGTCAAGGGTGGCGACTTTCGGTCGCGCGAGGCCAACGTGCACCGCCTGGCGCAGGTCAGCGTCAACATCATCGATCAATGCGTCGCACAGGGTGTTCCGTTTGCGCGTGACTACGGTGGGCTCCTGGCGAATCGCAGCTTCGGCGGCGCACAGGTCTCCCGCACGTTCTACGCCCGCGGGCAGACGGGTCAGCAACTGCTCCTCGGTGCCTACCAGGCCCTCTCTCGGCAGATCGCCGCCGGTAGAGTCCAGATGCATACCCGCACCGAGATGCTCGACGTGATCGTCCATGAGGGGCGCGCCTGCGGCATCGTCACGCGAAACCTGACCACCGGGTCGATCCGTTCCTTTACGGCCGATGCCGTCGTGCTTGCGACCGGCGGGTACTGCAACGTCTTCTACCTCTCGACGAATGCGATGGCCTGCAACGTCACAGCCGGGTGGCGTGCCCATCGACGTGGCGCCGGCTTCGCCAACCCCTGCTTCACCCAGATCCACCCCACCTGTATTCCGGCCAGCGGCGAGTACCAGTCGAAGCTGACGCTGATGAGCGAGTCGTTGCGTAACGATGGCCGCATCTGGGTTCCGCGGACCGGCGAGGATCGGCGGACGCCTGCCGAGATTCCGGATGCGGAACGGGACTACTACCTGGAGCGGATCTACCCCAGCTTCGGCAACCTGAGCCCAAGAGACATCTCGTCACGGCGTGCCAAGGAGATGGTCGATCGGGGTCACGGCGTCGGCGAGCTCAAGAACGGCGTCTACCTCGATTTCGCGGATGCCATCTCCCGCCTGGGCGAATCGGTGGTACGCGAGCGTTACGGCAACCTGTTCGACATGTATCAGCGAATCACCGGCGAGAGTCCGGTCGAGACCCCGATGCGGATCTATCCGGCGCCCCACTACTCGATGGGCGGTCTGTGGGTCGACTACAACCTGATGACCACCGTTCCGGGTCTGTTTACGATCGGCGAGGCCAACTTCTCCGATCACGGTGCCAATCGGCTCGGTGCCAGCGCACTGATGCAGGGTCTGGCGGACGGCTACTTCATCCTGCCCTACACCATCGGCGACTACCTCGCCCGGAAACCGCGACACGGTGTCGATCCCGAGGACGGCGTGTGCAAGCAGGTCGAGACAGAGGTCGGTGCCCGGATCAAGCATTTCATCGAGAACAAGGGCTCGCGCACCGCCGACTCGTTCCACCGGGAGCTCGGGCGCATCGTCTGGAATCACTGCGGGATGTCCCGCAATCGCGCCGGCCTCGAGGATGCCATCGGCAAGATCGCTCAACTGCGTCAGCAGTTCTGGGCCGACATCACGGTTCCGGGGAACGGGGCGGAGCTGAACCAACAGCTGGAGAACGCGGGTCGCGTCGCCGACTTCTTCGAGCTGGCAGAGCTGATGTGTCGCGACGCACTCGGTCGAAACGAGTCTTGCGGCGCCCACTTCCGCGAGGAATACCAGACGGAAGAGGGGGAGGCGCTCCGGAACGACGAGGACTACGCCTACGCCTCCGTCTGGGCCCACGAAGGTGAGGGTGCGACCCCCAGCCACCATCGCGAGCCTCTGGTCTTCGAGAACGTGGCACTGGCGCAGCGGAGTTACAAATGA
- a CDS encoding zinc ribbon domain-containing protein: protein MPIYEYRCTGCDEAFEVLQGVNERQKRTCEKCGGKLEKMVSRTSFQLKGGGWYSEGYGSSGKTGGESKKPAEKPTEKPAKKTTKKDKGSSSS, encoded by the coding sequence ATGCCGATTTATGAATATCGCTGCACCGGCTGTGATGAGGCCTTCGAGGTCTTGCAAGGCGTCAACGAGCGTCAAAAACGGACCTGCGAGAAGTGTGGCGGAAAACTCGAGAAAATGGTCTCGCGAACCTCCTTCCAACTGAAGGGTGGCGGCTGGTACTCGGAGGGCTACGGCTCCTCGGGTAAGACCGGCGGCGAGAGTAAGAAGCCGGCGGAGAAGCCGACGGAGAAGCCGGCGAAGAAGACGACGAAGAAGGACAAAGGGTCCTCGTCGTCATGA
- a CDS encoding DEAD/DEAH box helicase: MQRVVDRLCEHETLGRMVSHVRRLEGVEARYAKPNEPLPSNLQEALGELGISRLYSHQARGLDHVRDQRNVLLATPTASGKTLLFATSVLEQIQRSPGSRALIVYPTKALAQDQLTAFRRMTGALGALRPPRFEIYDGDTPQSTRRRMRADPPDVLLTNPDMLHYGLLAHHESWSEFLSRLTFIVFDELHVYRGIFGAHVHHIVRRLKRLARQYGATPRLIAASATVARPGEFAQTLLGEPFEVVTESGAPTAARTVMFVNPVTVSPYTTAVRVLGEVIDAGLKTIAFTRARRVTELLHSWVVRQNPELADRVAPYRAGYLPEERRALERRLFSGQLAAVFSTSALELGIDVGALDCCLLVGYPGSLISSWQRIGRVGRSGREGLVVQVAMPDALDQYMIRHPDRFFDGEFEEAVLDPHNPMIAGPHLVCAAAESPLQRHEVQDGSARTESMVAEMTRDGRLVQDAGGEQLFSPGRRPHRDVRPRGAAAPFTILDAESGKAIGSVDGARVYQECHAGAVYLHGGQSFHVERLDVDRHEVHARRRRVDYFTVVQGEKETEILEELETGRVGPFPVSLGRLKVTVRVRGYQKKRLFDGETISQHSLEAPPRIFETVGLWVALPTELPAAFTAEEHHFMGSIHATEHAAIGLFPLMAISDRGDIGGISYTGHPQLGRPAIFIYDGVPGGVGLAERAFHDLPRLLERTHGLIAACECEDGCPGCIQSPRCGNGNKPLDKSGALRVLELLTGQVAAERYGLDSAAIEAEQPEVQPYRAPAEEDAAGSRHGVRRSGNIDPVARVGGRTLIFDLETQRSAEEVGGWNRADRMGLALAVVYDVERSAFRTYHEHDIDALLLDLVMADRVVGFNIDRFDMLVLKGCTDRDLNRIRTFDMLADIHDRLHFRLSLAHLSEANLGESKGGDGLQSLVWWKEGRIDLIEQYCKKDVDLTHRLYRLGCEQGFLLYRNRDEQLLRLPVDWGRSGVEA, translated from the coding sequence ATGCAGCGAGTCGTTGACCGATTGTGTGAGCATGAGACGTTGGGTCGAATGGTGTCCCATGTTCGGCGACTGGAAGGTGTTGAGGCACGCTACGCCAAGCCGAACGAGCCCCTCCCTTCCAATCTTCAGGAGGCTCTTGGCGAATTAGGGATCTCCCGGCTCTACAGTCATCAGGCGCGCGGCCTGGACCACGTTCGCGACCAACGCAACGTTCTGCTGGCCACACCCACCGCTTCGGGGAAGACGCTCCTGTTTGCGACCTCGGTGCTCGAGCAGATTCAGCGATCGCCGGGTTCCCGGGCGTTGATCGTCTACCCGACCAAGGCGCTGGCCCAGGACCAGTTGACGGCGTTTCGGCGCATGACCGGGGCGCTGGGGGCACTTCGGCCTCCAAGATTCGAGATCTACGACGGCGATACGCCCCAGTCGACTCGGCGTCGGATGCGTGCGGATCCCCCCGATGTCCTCTTGACGAATCCTGACATGCTGCACTACGGGCTCCTGGCCCATCACGAGTCCTGGTCGGAGTTCCTGTCCCGGCTGACGTTCATCGTGTTCGACGAATTGCACGTCTATCGCGGGATATTCGGAGCCCATGTCCACCACATCGTTCGTCGGCTCAAGCGTCTTGCCCGGCAGTACGGGGCGACGCCACGGCTGATCGCGGCCTCTGCGACCGTTGCAAGACCGGGCGAGTTTGCGCAGACCCTCCTTGGCGAACCGTTCGAGGTGGTCACCGAATCGGGGGCCCCGACGGCAGCGCGGACCGTGATGTTCGTCAACCCGGTGACGGTCTCGCCGTACACCACGGCGGTCCGTGTGCTCGGAGAGGTGATCGACGCCGGACTCAAGACCATCGCATTCACCCGTGCCCGGCGAGTGACGGAACTCCTCCACAGCTGGGTGGTTCGGCAGAATCCGGAGTTGGCGGATCGCGTCGCACCGTACCGTGCGGGATACCTGCCCGAGGAGCGGCGGGCTCTGGAGCGACGGTTGTTCAGCGGTCAACTCGCGGCCGTGTTCTCGACGAGTGCCCTGGAGCTCGGGATCGACGTCGGCGCGCTGGACTGCTGTCTGCTGGTCGGCTATCCCGGGTCTCTCATCTCGTCGTGGCAGCGGATCGGTCGTGTCGGGCGTTCGGGCCGAGAAGGACTGGTCGTGCAGGTGGCGATGCCCGACGCGCTGGATCAATACATGATCCGGCACCCCGATCGATTCTTCGACGGCGAGTTCGAGGAGGCGGTACTCGATCCGCATAACCCCATGATCGCGGGACCGCACCTTGTCTGTGCGGCGGCCGAGAGCCCCCTGCAGCGTCACGAGGTGCAGGACGGGTCCGCACGCACGGAGTCCATGGTCGCCGAGATGACCCGTGACGGTCGTCTCGTGCAGGACGCGGGCGGCGAGCAGCTGTTCTCTCCGGGGCGTCGACCGCACCGCGACGTGCGACCGCGGGGTGCGGCGGCACCGTTCACGATCCTGGATGCAGAATCGGGTAAGGCGATCGGCTCCGTGGATGGCGCTCGCGTCTATCAGGAATGTCACGCCGGCGCGGTCTATCTCCACGGCGGCCAGTCGTTCCATGTCGAGCGGCTCGATGTCGATCGTCACGAGGTGCATGCCCGCCGCCGACGGGTCGACTACTTCACGGTCGTCCAGGGTGAGAAAGAGACCGAGATCCTGGAGGAGCTGGAAACCGGCCGGGTCGGTCCATTTCCGGTCTCGCTGGGACGTCTCAAGGTGACCGTTCGCGTTCGCGGTTACCAGAAGAAGCGACTCTTCGATGGCGAGACGATCTCCCAGCATTCACTCGAGGCCCCGCCCAGGATCTTCGAGACGGTCGGACTCTGGGTCGCTCTGCCCACCGAGCTGCCGGCCGCCTTCACCGCAGAGGAACACCACTTCATGGGTTCGATCCACGCGACGGAGCATGCGGCCATCGGGTTGTTTCCGTTGATGGCCATCTCCGACCGAGGCGATATCGGCGGGATCTCGTATACGGGGCATCCGCAGCTCGGTCGTCCGGCCATCTTCATCTACGACGGTGTTCCAGGTGGCGTCGGGCTGGCCGAGAGGGCGTTCCACGATCTGCCACGCCTTCTGGAGCGGACCCATGGGTTGATCGCCGCCTGCGAGTGCGAGGACGGTTGTCCCGGTTGCATCCAGTCGCCGCGCTGTGGCAATGGGAACAAGCCACTGGACAAGTCGGGGGCGCTGAGGGTCCTCGAGCTTCTCACGGGACAGGTCGCTGCGGAACGCTACGGTCTGGACTCCGCCGCGATCGAAGCGGAGCAGCCCGAGGTCCAACCCTATCGAGCGCCGGCGGAAGAGGATGCCGCGGGTTCTCGTCATGGGGTGCGGCGATCCGGGAACATCGACCCCGTCGCGAGGGTCGGTGGGCGTACCCTGATCTTCGATCTGGAAACGCAGCGGTCGGCAGAGGAGGTCGGTGGGTGGAATCGGGCGGATCGAATGGGGTTGGCGTTGGCCGTCGTCTACGACGTCGAACGCAGCGCATTCCGAACCTACCACGAGCACGATATTGACGCGTTGCTCCTGGATCTCGTGATGGCCGATCGGGTCGTCGGGTTCAATATCGACCGATTCGACATGCTGGTTCTGAAGGGTTGTACCGATCGCGACTTGAATCGCATCCGAACGTTTGACATGTTGGCCGACATCCACGATCGACTTCACTTTCGATTGTCGTTGGCCCACCTGAGCGAGGCGAACCTCGGTGAGTCCAAGGGTGGCGACGGTCTGCAGAGTCTTGTCTGGTGGAAGGAAGGACGTATCGATCTGATTGAGCAATACTGTAAGAAGGATGTTGATCTGACCCATCGGCTCTACCGACTGGGCTGCGAACAGGGATTTCTGCTCTACCGCAATCGGGACGAGCAACTCCTCCGGTTACCGGTGGACTGGGGACGAAGCGGGGTGGAAGCGTGA